Proteins encoded by one window of Sphingomonas ginkgonis:
- a CDS encoding superoxide dismutase, which translates to MAYEVAPLPYDYAALAPTIDEQTMRLHHDKHHQTYVDNLNKAVDGDSNLQGKSLEELLQQASKLPPVVRNNGGGHWNHSFFWETMSPDGGTPGGDLLKAINGKWGSFDSFQEQFNAKGAGQFGSGWVWLAGRGNELEVLSTPNQDNPLMDVVEGGYTPILGNDVWEHAYYLTYNNRRADYLKAWWNVVNWDKANERFARLG; encoded by the coding sequence ATGGCCTATGAAGTTGCCCCGCTGCCGTACGACTATGCCGCGCTGGCGCCGACCATCGACGAGCAGACGATGCGGCTGCACCACGACAAGCACCACCAGACCTATGTCGACAACCTCAACAAGGCGGTGGACGGCGACAGCAATCTCCAGGGCAAGAGCCTGGAGGAACTGCTGCAGCAGGCGAGCAAGCTTCCGCCGGTCGTCCGCAACAATGGCGGCGGCCACTGGAACCACAGCTTCTTCTGGGAGACGATGAGCCCAGACGGCGGCACGCCGGGCGGCGACCTGCTCAAGGCCATCAATGGCAAGTGGGGCTCGTTCGACAGCTTCCAGGAGCAGTTCAACGCCAAGGGCGCGGGCCAGTTCGGCTCGGGCTGGGTCTGGCTCGCCGGTCGCGGCAACGAGCTGGAGGTGCTGTCGACGCCGAACCAGGACAACCCGCTGATGGACGTGGTCGAGGGCGGCTATACCCCGATCCTCGGCAACGACGTGTGGGAGCACGCCTATTACCTCACCTACAACAATCGCCGCGCCGACTATCTCAAGGCGTGGTGGAACGTGGTGAACTGGGACAAGGCCAACGAGCGGTTCGCCCGGCTCGGCTGA
- a CDS encoding ABC transporter permease: protein MNWRGIWAIYKFEMHRFRRTLWTGLAVPVITTTLYFIVFGSAIGGRIREVNGIDYGSFIVPGLMMLSLFNESIFNGSFGIYMPRFTGTIYEILSAPLSAFETVVGYVGAAATKGSAVALVIFITAHLFVSVSVAHPVLMLLYLLLVAVTFCLFGFIVGVWAKGFEQLQIIPLLVIMPMTFLGGAFYSITMLQEPWRTVTLFNPVVYLINAFRWTFFGTADVAVGTALGATFAFLAVCVALVWWIFRTGYRLKA from the coding sequence ATGAACTGGCGCGGGATCTGGGCGATCTACAAGTTCGAGATGCACCGCTTCCGGCGGACGCTGTGGACCGGGCTCGCGGTGCCGGTGATCACCACCACCCTCTACTTCATCGTCTTCGGCTCGGCGATCGGCGGCCGCATCCGCGAGGTGAACGGGATCGATTATGGCAGCTTCATCGTCCCCGGGCTGATGATGCTGAGCCTGTTCAACGAGAGCATCTTCAACGGCAGCTTCGGCATCTACATGCCGCGCTTTACCGGGACCATCTACGAGATTCTCTCCGCGCCGCTGTCGGCATTCGAGACGGTGGTCGGCTATGTCGGCGCCGCGGCGACCAAGGGCAGCGCGGTCGCGCTCGTCATCTTTATCACCGCACACCTGTTCGTCTCGGTGAGCGTTGCGCACCCCGTGCTGATGCTGCTCTACCTGCTGCTGGTCGCGGTGACCTTCTGCCTGTTCGGCTTCATCGTCGGGGTCTGGGCCAAGGGGTTCGAGCAGCTCCAGATCATCCCGCTGCTGGTGATCATGCCGATGACCTTCCTCGGCGGCGCCTTCTACTCGATCACCATGCTCCAGGAGCCGTGGCGGACGGTGACGCTGTTCAACCCCGTGGTCTACCTCATCAACGCCTTCCGCTGGACCTTCTTCGGCACCGCGGACGTGGCGGTCGGGACCGCGCTGGGCGCGACCTTCGCCTTCCTGGCGGTGTGCGTCGCGCTGGTCTGGTGGATCTTCCGCACCGGCTACCGGCTGAAGGCCTGA
- a CDS encoding ABC transporter ATP-binding protein, whose protein sequence is MSDPVLSIRGLSKRYDSGTEALKTVDLDIERGEIFALLGPNGAGKTTLISIVCGLVNASTGTVLVDGADWRSDYRRARSRIGLVPQELTTDAFEPVWSTVSFSRELFGKPRNPAKIEEVLRALSLWDKRKTIMKELSGGMKRRVMIAKALAHEPEILFLDEPTAGVDVELRRDMWAMVRRLRDQGTTIILTTHYIEEAEEMADRVGVINKGELILVEEKRELMKKLGHKDLVLHLAEPLAAIPPSLAEWNLRLSDDRRELVYRFDSRAERTGVPSLLAALRDAGIGFKDLDTHESSLEDIFVGLIHQQRSGAAA, encoded by the coding sequence GTGAGCGATCCCGTCCTCTCCATCCGCGGCCTGTCCAAGCGCTACGACAGCGGCACCGAGGCGCTGAAGACCGTCGACCTCGATATCGAGCGCGGGGAGATCTTCGCGCTGCTCGGCCCCAACGGCGCGGGCAAGACGACGCTGATCTCGATCGTCTGCGGGCTGGTCAACGCCTCGACCGGCACCGTGCTGGTCGACGGCGCCGACTGGCGCAGCGACTATCGCCGCGCGCGCAGCCGGATCGGGCTGGTCCCGCAGGAACTGACCACTGACGCCTTCGAACCGGTCTGGTCGACCGTCAGCTTCAGCCGCGAGCTGTTCGGCAAGCCGCGCAACCCGGCCAAGATCGAGGAGGTCCTCCGCGCTTTGTCGCTGTGGGACAAGCGCAAGACGATCATGAAGGAATTGTCGGGCGGGATGAAGCGCCGGGTGATGATCGCCAAGGCGCTCGCCCACGAGCCCGAGATCCTGTTCCTCGACGAGCCCACGGCCGGGGTCGACGTCGAACTCCGCCGCGACATGTGGGCGATGGTCCGCCGCCTGCGCGACCAGGGCACCACCATCATCCTCACTACCCACTATATCGAGGAAGCCGAGGAGATGGCCGACCGCGTCGGGGTCATCAACAAGGGCGAGCTGATCCTCGTCGAGGAAAAGCGCGAGCTGATGAAGAAGCTCGGCCACAAGGACTTGGTGCTCCACCTCGCCGAACCGCTCGCGGCCATCCCGCCCTCGCTCGCCGAGTGGAACCTCCGCCTTTCCGACGACCGCCGCGAGCTCGTCTACCGCTTCGACAGCCGGGCCGAGCGCACCGGCGTGCCCTCGCTGCTCGCCGCGCTGCGCGACGCCGGCATCGGCTTCAAGGACCTCGACACCCATGAATCGAGCCTGGAGGACATCTTCGTCGGGCTGATCCATCAGCAGCGCTCGGGAGCGGCCGCATGA
- a CDS encoding septation protein A, producing the protein MSRAQEEPSGFGRLLIDVGPLLVFFIANYAAPVPHVMRIFVATGAFIVAMIAAMLFSAIRYRRISPLLWFSGVMVVVLGGLTIWLHNETFIKIKPTIYYLLVSGILGFGLLSGRPILKQVLGSAYPGLEEEGWRKLTRNWSLFFLFMAALNETVWRLTTTDFWVGFKLWGALPLTFLFAALNVPMLLRHGLNRDEAEQASEPAPIE; encoded by the coding sequence ATGAGCCGCGCCCAGGAAGAGCCGAGCGGCTTCGGCCGGCTGCTGATCGACGTCGGGCCGCTGCTCGTCTTCTTCATCGCCAACTATGCCGCGCCCGTCCCGCACGTGATGCGCATCTTCGTCGCGACCGGCGCTTTCATCGTCGCGATGATCGCCGCGATGCTCTTCTCGGCGATCCGCTACCGCCGCATCTCGCCGCTCCTCTGGTTCTCCGGCGTGATGGTGGTGGTGCTCGGCGGGCTGACCATCTGGCTCCACAACGAGACCTTCATCAAGATCAAGCCGACCATCTACTATCTCCTCGTCTCCGGCATCCTCGGCTTCGGGCTGTTGAGCGGCCGCCCGATCCTCAAGCAGGTGCTCGGCAGCGCCTACCCGGGGCTGGAGGAGGAAGGCTGGCGCAAGCTCACCCGCAACTGGTCCCTGTTCTTCCTGTTCATGGCCGCGCTCAACGAGACGGTATGGCGGCTCACCACCACCGACTTCTGGGTCGGGTTCAAGCTGTGGGGCGCGCTCCCCCTTACCTTCCTGTTCGCCGCGCTGAACGTGCCGATGCTCCTGCGCCACGGCCTCAACCGCGACGAGGCCGAGCAGGCGAGCGAACCGGCGCCGATCGAGTGA
- the ftsY gene encoding signal recognition particle-docking protein FtsY: protein MSWMDRLRGGFAKTAERIGDNLTGLATRQALDTSTLDDIEEALIASDLGPEASRRIREAIAARRFEQLDERGLRTILAEEIEKILAPVARPLEVTGFPRPHVVLVIGVNGSGKTTTIGKLGHWLQEQDYGVMLAAGDTFRAAAIEQLKIWGERIHAPVIAGKEGGDAAGIVFDGVKQAAATGIDALIVDTAGRLQNKSHLMDELAKVRRVLGRLNPEAPHDVVLVLDATTGQNALNQIKVFRETAGVTGLIMTKLDGTARGGIMVAAAEQFGLPIHAIGVGEGVDDLRPFDPRAVARAIAGLPPA from the coding sequence ATGAGCTGGATGGACCGCCTGCGCGGCGGCTTCGCCAAGACCGCCGAGCGCATCGGCGACAATCTCACCGGGCTCGCCACCCGCCAGGCGCTCGACACCTCGACGCTCGACGATATCGAGGAGGCGCTGATCGCCTCGGACCTCGGTCCGGAGGCGTCCCGGCGGATCCGCGAGGCCATCGCCGCGCGCCGGTTCGAGCAGCTCGACGAGCGCGGGCTGCGCACCATCCTCGCCGAGGAGATCGAGAAGATCCTCGCCCCGGTCGCCCGCCCGCTCGAGGTCACCGGCTTTCCAAGACCGCACGTCGTGCTCGTCATCGGCGTCAACGGCTCGGGCAAGACGACCACCATCGGCAAGCTCGGCCACTGGCTGCAGGAGCAGGACTATGGCGTCATGCTGGCGGCCGGCGACACCTTTCGCGCCGCCGCGATCGAGCAGCTCAAAATCTGGGGTGAGCGGATCCACGCCCCGGTGATCGCCGGCAAGGAAGGCGGCGACGCGGCGGGGATCGTGTTCGACGGGGTCAAGCAGGCTGCCGCAACCGGGATCGACGCGCTGATCGTCGACACCGCCGGCCGTCTCCAGAACAAGTCGCACCTGATGGACGAGCTGGCCAAGGTCCGCCGCGTGCTCGGCCGGCTCAACCCGGAAGCGCCGCACGACGTGGTGCTGGTGCTCGACGCCACGACCGGCCAGAATGCGCTCAACCAGATCAAGGTATTCCGGGAGACGGCGGGGGTGACCGGGCTGATCATGACCAAGCTCGACGGGACGGCGCGCGGCGGCATCATGGTCGCGGCGGCCGAGCAGTTCGGCCTTCCCATCCACGCCATCGGGGTCGGCGAGGGCGTCGACGACCTTCGCCCGTTCGACCCGCGCGCGGTCGCTCGCGCCATTGCCGGGCTGCCCCCGGCATGA
- a CDS encoding MiaB/RimO family radical SAM methylthiotransferase, producing the protein MSVEAITLGCRLNFAESETLKKRFAATDGDTLIVNSCAVTNEAVRQTAQAIRRARRERPAARIVVAGCAVQLEPQRFAAMPEVDAVETRDFAAPLATAAGYRARVRSFVAVQTGCDHRCTFCSIWQARGPSRSLPFPAILDAVRSELDSSAREIVLTGVDITDYQGGLGRLCQALLAAEPRLQRLRLSSLDSVEIDDALLELVAGEPRLMPHFHLSLQHGDDLILKRMKRRHLRRDAVRLVERIKTARPDATIGADLIAGFPTESEAAFASLVSLLDECDVIAAHVFPFSARPDTPAARMPQLPRETVKARAAELRARAAERRSSWLDGLVGTTVHGLIENREKGHSDTFAPILVSGSARGDMGAIQLTGRTADHLIGQFA; encoded by the coding sequence GTGAGCGTCGAGGCGATTACGCTCGGCTGCCGGCTCAACTTCGCCGAGAGCGAGACGCTCAAGAAGCGCTTCGCGGCCACAGACGGCGACACGCTGATCGTCAACAGCTGCGCCGTCACCAACGAGGCGGTGCGCCAGACCGCGCAGGCGATCCGCCGCGCCCGGCGCGAGCGGCCCGCCGCCCGGATCGTCGTCGCCGGCTGCGCCGTGCAACTGGAGCCGCAGCGCTTCGCCGCCATGCCCGAGGTGGACGCGGTCGAGACCCGCGACTTCGCCGCGCCACTCGCCACCGCCGCTGGCTACCGCGCGCGCGTCCGCAGCTTCGTCGCGGTGCAGACCGGTTGCGACCATCGCTGCACCTTCTGCTCGATCTGGCAGGCGCGCGGACCCAGCCGCTCCCTCCCTTTCCCCGCCATCCTCGACGCGGTCCGCAGCGAGCTTGACTCCAGCGCCCGCGAGATCGTTCTGACAGGGGTCGACATTACCGACTACCAGGGCGGGCTAGGGCGGCTCTGCCAGGCCCTGCTCGCCGCCGAGCCACGCCTCCAGCGCCTCCGCCTCTCCTCGCTCGACAGCGTCGAGATCGACGACGCCTTGCTCGAGCTGGTCGCCGGCGAGCCGCGGCTGATGCCGCACTTTCATCTCTCGCTGCAGCATGGCGACGACCTCATCCTCAAGCGCATGAAGCGGCGGCATTTACGGCGCGACGCGGTTCGCCTCGTCGAGCGGATCAAGACCGCCCGGCCCGACGCGACGATCGGCGCCGACCTGATCGCCGGCTTTCCCACCGAGAGCGAAGCCGCCTTCGCCAGTCTCGTCAGCCTGCTCGACGAATGCGACGTGATCGCCGCGCATGTCTTCCCCTTCTCCGCCCGGCCGGACACGCCCGCCGCGCGCATGCCGCAGCTGCCGCGCGAGACGGTCAAGGCGCGTGCCGCCGAGCTTCGCGCGCGGGCGGCGGAGCGGCGCTCCTCCTGGCTCGACGGGCTGGTCGGAACGACCGTTCACGGCCTGATCGAGAACAGGGAGAAGGGCCACAGCGACACGTTCGCGCCGATCCTTGTCAGCGGCTCCGCGAGAGGCGACATGGGCGCCATTCAACTCACCGGCCGGACGGCCGACCATCTGATCGGACAATTCGCATGA
- the dapF gene encoding diaminopimelate epimerase, which yields MRRRFDKMEGLGNDFVIFDARREALAMDATLARRLADRQLGIGCDQLILLEPSDRAELRMRIWNHDGSEVQSCGNATRCVVALTGARTIETAGGLLSGSAAGDRIEVSLGEPRFGWDEVPLDYPMDTAALPMRWGPLEGPAALSVGNPHLVFFVPDSATVSLDELGPAIEHDPAFPERINVNVASIAPDGALQLRTWERGAGLTRACGTGACATAVAAIRARRAVSPVEVRMTGGTLRVAWAPSEPIRMTGAATHVFSGEIAL from the coding sequence ATGCGCCGACGGTTCGACAAGATGGAAGGGCTCGGAAACGACTTCGTCATCTTCGACGCGCGCCGGGAAGCGCTCGCCATGGATGCCACGCTCGCCCGGCGACTGGCCGACCGGCAGCTCGGAATCGGCTGCGACCAGCTGATCCTGCTCGAACCCTCCGACCGCGCCGAGCTGCGGATGCGGATCTGGAACCACGACGGGTCCGAGGTGCAGAGTTGCGGCAATGCCACGCGCTGCGTGGTGGCGCTGACCGGGGCGCGGACCATCGAGACCGCCGGCGGCCTGCTCAGCGGCAGCGCGGCCGGCGACCGGATCGAGGTCAGTCTCGGCGAGCCGCGGTTCGGCTGGGACGAGGTCCCGCTCGACTACCCGATGGACACGGCCGCCCTGCCGATGCGCTGGGGCCCGCTGGAAGGCCCAGCGGCGCTCAGCGTCGGCAACCCGCACCTCGTCTTCTTCGTCCCCGACAGCGCCACGGTCTCGCTCGACGAGCTGGGACCGGCGATCGAGCATGATCCCGCCTTCCCCGAGCGCATCAACGTCAACGTCGCCAGCATCGCGCCCGACGGCGCCCTCCAGCTGCGCACCTGGGAGCGCGGTGCCGGCCTCACCCGCGCCTGCGGAACGGGTGCCTGCGCGACCGCGGTGGCCGCGATCCGCGCCCGCCGCGCGGTCTCACCGGTCGAGGTCCGAATGACCGGCGGGACGTTGAGGGTCGCCTGGGCACCCAGCGAGCCCATTCGGATGACCGGCGCCGCCACCCACGTCTTCTCGGGCGAAATCGCGCTGTGA
- a CDS encoding outer membrane protein has translation MRKYLLAAATAMAIASPAMARDGAPYAGVEGGILFPRNLNFDLTTTNSANTTTTSYNRGTSVDLKRGYDVDALLGYDFGFFRLEGELGYKRSRIRSVTASSALTTDLSTATGTTVTSGSFATGGHARVYSAMLNGLFDIGSPDSLNFYAGGGAGRARVKMLGDRDTAWAWQGIAGVRYPITPNVDLGLKYRYFQTGKLNFVENATFAPSTTNYSFDQRGKFKSHSLLASLVFNFGGSDAAPPPPPPPPPAPVAEPAPAPAPATQTCPDGSVIDVTAVCPAPPPPPPPPPPPPAPERG, from the coding sequence ATGCGTAAATATCTCCTCGCAGCGGCGACGGCCATGGCCATCGCTTCTCCGGCCATGGCCCGCGACGGCGCGCCCTACGCCGGCGTCGAGGGCGGCATTCTCTTTCCCCGGAATCTGAATTTCGACCTCACCACCACCAACAGCGCGAACACGACCACCACGTCGTACAACCGGGGAACGAGCGTCGATCTCAAGCGCGGCTATGACGTCGACGCCCTGCTCGGCTACGACTTCGGCTTCTTCCGGCTCGAGGGCGAGCTCGGCTACAAGCGCTCGCGGATCCGCAGCGTCACCGCCAGCAGCGCGCTGACGACCGACCTGTCGACCGCGACCGGCACGACCGTCACCAGCGGCAGCTTCGCGACCGGCGGCCATGCGCGCGTCTACTCGGCGATGCTGAACGGCCTGTTCGACATCGGCTCGCCCGACAGCCTGAACTTCTATGCCGGCGGCGGCGCCGGCCGGGCCCGGGTCAAGATGCTCGGCGACCGCGACACGGCATGGGCGTGGCAGGGGATCGCCGGCGTGCGTTACCCGATCACCCCGAACGTCGATCTCGGCCTCAAGTATCGCTACTTCCAGACCGGCAAGCTGAACTTCGTCGAGAATGCGACCTTCGCGCCGTCGACGACCAACTACAGCTTCGACCAGCGCGGCAAGTTCAAGTCGCACAGTCTGCTCGCCAGCCTGGTGTTCAACTTCGGCGGCAGCGATGCGGCCCCGCCGCCTCCGCCGCCGCCGCCGCCGGCACCAGTGGCGGAACCCGCCCCGGCCCCGGCTCCGGCGACCCAGACCTGCCCGGACGGGTCGGTGATCGACGTGACCGCGGTCTGCCCGGCGCCGCCGCCGCCGCCGCCCCCGCCGCCGCCGCCGCCCGCTCCCGAGCGCGGCTAA
- the ffh gene encoding signal recognition particle protein: MFDTLSDRLSGVFDKLRGRGALTEADVRSAMREVRVALLEADVALPVAREFVDRATEKAVGQEVLRSVTPGQMVVKIVHDALVEMLGADSSELNLAVTPPAVVMMVGLQGSGKTTTTAKLARRLSERERKKVLMASLDVARPAAQEQLAVLGRQASVDTLPIVPGQSPVEIAARALQSARLQGYDVLLLDTAGRLHVDDALMGEMKAVAATSKPAETLLVVDSLTGQDAVNVAKGFAAEVELSGVILTRMDGDARGGAALSMRAVTGKPIKFAGTGEGLDAIEAFHPERVAGRILGMGDVVSLVERAAETIQVEDAEKLAAKMAKGKFDLDDLRMQIAQMQRMGGLGALAGMLPGLKGVKGAMDKAQDGKALIHLEAMMSSMTAKERAKPELINAKRKIRIAKGSGTTVQEVNRLLKMHQEMSTAMKRLKKMGGLGKLAAMFGGGGGGPAGGLGGLLGGAGGAGGLGGAGGAGALPGLGGAPFNMPLGFDKFGKK; this comes from the coding sequence ATGTTCGACACGCTGAGCGACCGCCTTTCGGGGGTCTTCGACAAGCTTCGGGGGCGCGGTGCGCTGACCGAGGCCGACGTGCGCTCGGCGATGCGCGAGGTGCGCGTGGCGCTGCTCGAGGCGGACGTCGCGCTGCCGGTGGCGCGCGAGTTCGTCGACCGGGCGACCGAGAAGGCGGTCGGCCAGGAGGTTCTGCGCTCGGTCACGCCGGGGCAGATGGTCGTCAAGATCGTCCATGACGCGCTGGTCGAGATGCTCGGCGCGGACAGCAGCGAGCTCAATCTCGCGGTCACGCCGCCGGCGGTGGTCATGATGGTCGGGCTCCAGGGCTCGGGCAAGACGACCACCACCGCCAAGCTCGCCCGGCGCCTGTCGGAGCGCGAGCGCAAGAAGGTGCTGATGGCCTCGCTCGACGTCGCCCGGCCGGCGGCGCAGGAGCAGCTGGCGGTGCTCGGGCGCCAGGCGAGCGTCGACACGCTGCCGATCGTGCCCGGCCAGTCGCCGGTCGAGATCGCCGCCCGCGCGCTGCAGTCGGCGCGGCTGCAGGGCTATGACGTCCTCCTCCTCGACACCGCGGGCCGGCTCCACGTCGACGATGCGCTGATGGGCGAGATGAAGGCGGTCGCCGCCACCTCGAAGCCGGCCGAGACGCTGCTGGTGGTCGACAGCCTGACCGGCCAGGACGCGGTCAATGTCGCCAAGGGCTTCGCGGCCGAGGTCGAGCTGTCCGGCGTGATCCTGACCCGGATGGACGGCGATGCCCGCGGCGGCGCGGCGCTGTCGATGCGCGCGGTCACCGGCAAGCCGATCAAGTTCGCCGGCACCGGCGAGGGGCTGGACGCGATCGAGGCCTTCCATCCCGAGCGGGTCGCCGGGCGGATCCTCGGCATGGGCGACGTGGTCAGCCTGGTCGAGCGCGCCGCCGAGACGATCCAGGTCGAGGACGCGGAGAAGCTCGCGGCCAAGATGGCCAAGGGCAAGTTCGACCTCGACGACCTCCGGATGCAGATCGCGCAGATGCAGCGGATGGGCGGGCTCGGCGCGCTGGCCGGGATGCTTCCCGGGCTGAAGGGCGTGAAGGGCGCGATGGACAAGGCGCAGGACGGCAAGGCGCTCATTCACCTCGAGGCGATGATGAGCTCGATGACCGCGAAGGAGCGGGCCAAGCCGGAGCTGATCAACGCCAAGCGCAAGATCCGCATCGCCAAGGGCAGCGGGACCACCGTCCAGGAGGTCAACCGGCTGCTGAAGATGCACCAGGAAATGTCGACCGCCATGAAGCGGCTCAAGAAGATGGGCGGTCTCGGCAAGCTCGCGGCGATGTTCGGCGGCGGCGGCGGCGGTCCAGCGGGCGGACTCGGCGGACTGCTCGGCGGGGCTGGTGGCGCGGGCGGGCTCGGCGGGGCGGGGGGTGCGGGAGCGCTTCCCGGGCTCGGCGGCGCGCCGTTCAACATGCCGCTCGGTTTCGACAAGTTCGGCAAGAAATAA
- the rpsP gene encoding 30S ribosomal protein S16, whose translation MALSIRLARGGAKKRPYYRIVVADARAPRDGRFIEKIGTYNPLLAKDSPERVKLDAERASHWLKAGAQPSDRVARFLDAAGVRERAARNNPNKAEPGEKAKERAEERATKAAEAAEAAAAASAAPAAEEAAPTDEGVSATDPAEGSVESAPAEGAETAE comes from the coding sequence ATGGCTCTTTCCATTCGTCTCGCCCGCGGCGGCGCCAAGAAGCGGCCCTACTACCGCATCGTCGTCGCCGACGCCCGCGCTCCGCGCGACGGCCGCTTCATCGAGAAGATCGGCACCTACAACCCGCTGCTGGCGAAGGATTCGCCCGAGCGCGTCAAGCTCGACGCGGAGCGCGCGTCGCACTGGCTGAAGGCCGGCGCGCAGCCGTCGGATCGCGTCGCCCGCTTCCTCGACGCCGCCGGCGTCCGCGAGCGCGCTGCCCGCAACAACCCGAACAAGGCCGAGCCGGGCGAGAAGGCCAAGGAGCGCGCCGAGGAGCGTGCGACCAAGGCCGCCGAGGCCGCCGAGGCGGCGGCCGCCGCCAGCGCGGCCCCGGCCGCCGAAGAGGCTGCCCCGACCGACGAGGGCGTGTCCGCGACCGATCCGGCCGAGGGCAGCGTCGAGAGCGCCCCGGCCGAGGGCGCCGAGACGGCCGAGTAA
- the rimM gene encoding ribosome maturation factor RimM (Essential for efficient processing of 16S rRNA), translating into MTGQASPGHPRGGSSTSRVTLAAIAGAHGVRGELRLKLFGESPDTLAAQKQVLVGGRPFELASLKDGGKVAIARLAGVTDRDSAEALRGQLVEIERGALPPLEDGEYYHADLVGLPCVDPSGEPVGTVVAVENFGAGDLLDVELAGGRTSLIPFRDGIADLAGDRIVVDREFLA; encoded by the coding sequence ATGACCGGACAGGCCTCCCCGGGGCATCCCCGGGGAGGATCGTCCACGAGCCGGGTCACGCTGGCGGCGATCGCCGGCGCGCACGGGGTTCGCGGCGAGCTTCGCCTCAAGCTGTTCGGCGAGAGCCCCGACACGCTCGCCGCGCAGAAGCAGGTGCTGGTCGGCGGCCGCCCGTTCGAGCTCGCCAGCCTCAAGGACGGCGGCAAGGTCGCGATCGCTCGGCTGGCCGGGGTGACCGACCGTGATTCGGCGGAAGCGCTGCGCGGGCAGCTGGTCGAGATCGAGCGCGGCGCGCTGCCGCCGCTCGAGGACGGCGAATATTATCACGCCGACCTGGTCGGCCTGCCCTGCGTGGACCCGTCCGGCGAGCCGGTCGGCACCGTGGTTGCCGTTGAAAATTTCGGTGCCGGGGACCTGCTGGACGTCGAGCTGGCGGGCGGCAGGACCTCGCTGATCCCGTTCCGCGACGGGATCGCCGATCTCGCCGGCGACCGCATCGTCGTCGACCGCGAGTTCCTCGCCTAG
- a CDS encoding NAD(P)/FAD-dependent oxidoreductase yields the protein MDDILDCLVVGGGPAGLTAAIYLARFHLDIRVIDDGNSRAGWIPRTRNHAGYPDGINGKELLALMRTQAQKYGARIETARVTRIDRDDDGLFTVEWGSGRQRTKTVLLATGVTNRRPRMDSDLHDEALANGQIRYCPICDGFEVTDKKIGIIGSGSHGVAEAIFLRSYTCDVTLIAPDKALEVSAEDRQRLDKAGVTMIDGPAEGVAVSGDCITVETASGSRTFDSVYPSLGSDMHTQLGVMLGCTLAEDGCFCCDDHQRTSVEGVYAAGDVVHGLDQISHAMGEGGVAATTIRNDIAAKSPILREPPMPETELQDAEAGN from the coding sequence ATGGACGACATCCTCGACTGCCTGGTGGTCGGCGGCGGCCCCGCCGGCCTGACCGCCGCCATTTATCTCGCCCGTTTTCACCTCGACATCCGGGTGATCGACGACGGCAACAGCCGCGCCGGCTGGATCCCGCGCACCCGCAACCATGCCGGCTACCCCGACGGGATCAACGGCAAGGAGCTGCTGGCGCTGATGCGGACCCAAGCGCAGAAATATGGCGCCCGGATCGAGACCGCGCGGGTTACTCGCATCGACCGCGACGACGACGGGCTGTTCACGGTCGAATGGGGCTCGGGCCGCCAGCGGACGAAAACGGTGCTGCTCGCCACCGGGGTCACCAACCGCCGCCCGCGGATGGACAGCGACCTCCACGACGAGGCGCTCGCCAACGGCCAGATCCGCTACTGCCCGATCTGCGACGGGTTCGAGGTCACCGACAAGAAGATCGGGATCATCGGCTCGGGCAGCCACGGCGTCGCCGAGGCGATCTTCCTCCGCAGCTACACCTGCGACGTGACCCTGATCGCGCCCGACAAGGCGCTGGAGGTCAGCGCGGAGGATCGCCAGCGGCTCGACAAGGCGGGCGTGACGATGATCGACGGCCCGGCGGAAGGGGTCGCGGTGAGCGGCGACTGCATCACCGTCGAGACGGCATCGGGCTCACGGACCTTCGACAGCGTCTACCCGTCGCTCGGCTCCGACATGCACACTCAGCTCGGGGTCATGCTCGGCTGCACGCTGGCGGAGGACGGCTGCTTCTGCTGCGACGATCACCAGCGGACCAGCGTGGAGGGCGTCTATGCCGCCGGCGACGTGGTCCACGGGCTCGACCAGATCAGCCACGCGATGGGCGAAGGCGGGGTCGCCGCGACTACCATCCGCAACGACATCGCGGCCAAGTCGCCGATCCTGCGCGAGCCGCCGATGCCGGAGACCGAGCTGCAGGACGCCGAAGCAGGCAACTAG